The following proteins come from a genomic window of Nocardiopsis sp. YSL2:
- a CDS encoding serine/threonine-protein kinase → MSADEPTPRNGPDELIGTVLSDRYRLEEQIGSGGMGTVWKATDTLLNRPVAVKLLHLSQMAEPTARQRFRTEGRITAGLSHPGIAQVYDYGEEDGRAFLIMELVVGEPLSQVLREHGRLTPDQTLDFLCQAAQALAAAHSRGVVHRDIKPGNLLVTGDGQLKLTDFGIARGDMSVTLTQTGMVMGTAQYISPEQALGQPASSASDLYALGVVAYECLAGTPPFTGDSPVALALAHTRDEPPELPDHVPVEVDDLVAALLVKDPAERPASASEVAHMAAVIRSDAGTGPPTPSTGFSPVAPTAVVGAVSGPSSGASPRRTAGQPTVSPGQVDDSARLGPAPGRRSRLPVIVAAVAATILIAGAVLAGFMWEPNPDTETARDTVDTPATVESTPSDTPSEEVEETDGGHVEPEYEHTPEWNEPPTESEAPTSPEPTDPAEEPTDSGGDDGTGDGEPSEDTTTPPPPDDDDGDPPPEGGGDGTGGDSGETEQ, encoded by the coding sequence GTGAGCGCCGACGAACCAACTCCCCGGAACGGTCCCGATGAACTCATCGGGACCGTTCTGAGCGATCGCTACCGCCTGGAGGAGCAGATCGGCTCCGGCGGCATGGGTACGGTGTGGAAGGCCACCGACACCCTGCTCAACCGCCCTGTGGCGGTCAAGCTGCTCCACCTGTCCCAGATGGCCGAGCCGACCGCGCGGCAGCGGTTCCGCACCGAGGGCCGGATCACGGCCGGGCTCTCCCATCCCGGCATCGCCCAGGTCTACGACTACGGCGAGGAGGACGGCCGGGCGTTCCTGATCATGGAGCTGGTCGTCGGCGAACCGCTCTCGCAGGTCCTGCGCGAACACGGCCGACTGACCCCCGACCAGACCCTGGACTTCCTGTGCCAGGCCGCCCAGGCGCTCGCGGCCGCGCACTCCCGTGGCGTGGTGCACCGCGACATCAAGCCCGGCAACCTCCTGGTGACGGGCGACGGGCAGCTCAAGCTGACCGACTTCGGCATCGCCCGAGGCGACATGTCCGTCACGCTCACCCAGACCGGCATGGTCATGGGCACCGCGCAGTACATCTCTCCCGAACAGGCCCTCGGTCAGCCCGCGAGCAGCGCCTCGGACCTGTACGCACTCGGTGTGGTGGCCTACGAGTGCCTGGCCGGCACCCCGCCGTTCACCGGTGACAGCCCGGTGGCCCTGGCACTCGCGCACACCCGCGACGAACCGCCGGAACTGCCCGACCACGTGCCCGTCGAAGTCGACGACCTGGTGGCCGCGCTCCTGGTGAAGGACCCGGCGGAACGCCCCGCGTCCGCCAGCGAGGTCGCGCACATGGCCGCCGTGATCCGCTCCGACGCCGGTACCGGGCCGCCGACGCCGTCCACCGGGTTCTCCCCGGTGGCCCCGACCGCCGTGGTGGGCGCGGTGTCCGGGCCCTCCAGCGGGGCCTCGCCGCGTCGAACCGCCGGTCAGCCGACCGTATCCCCAGGCCAGGTGGACGACTCCGCTAGGCTGGGCCCGGCGCCCGGTCGGCGCTCGCGGCTTCCCGTCATCGTCGCCGCGGTGGCCGCGACGATCCTCATCGCCGGCGCGGTCCTCGCAGGTTTCATGTGGGAACCGAACCCGGACACGGAGACGGCACGGGACACCGTCGACACACCGGCGACGGTGGAGTCGACGCCGTCCGACACCCCCAGCGAGGAGGTGGAGGAGACGGACGGAGGCCATGTGGAACCCGAGTACGAACACACCCCCGAGTGGAACGAACCGCCGACGGAGTCCGAGGCACCCACCTCCCCCGAGCCGACCGATCCGGCGGAGGAGCCCACCGACTCCGGGGGCGACGACGGCACGGGCGACGGTGAGCCCAGCGAAGACACGACGACCCCGCCCCCGCCCGACGATGACGACGGGGACCCGCCTCCCGAGGGCGGCGGTGACGGTACCGGGGGCGACAGTGGAGAGACCGAACAGTGA
- the pknB gene encoding Stk1 family PASTA domain-containing Ser/Thr kinase has product MSQPRLLGGRYELDTVIGRGGMAEVFRARDLRLDRLVAIKTLRHDLARDHVFQARFRREAQSAASLNHPAIIAVYDTGEDMVDGVSIPYIVMEYVEGRTLKELLDDDRRLVPERSAELVDGILNALEYSHDNGIVHRDIKPANVMLTRNAEVKVMDFGIARSMGDDQATMTQASQVIGTAQYLSPEQARGERVDPRSDIYSTGCVLYELLTSQPPFTGDSPVSIAYQHVREEPVPPTELDPQVPDWLEDITLRALTKDREERYQNAAEMRADIQRGLAGMPTQAGTMAMAEAGATTTLPPADGYDDYDDGYDDYDDRRKGGAGKAALWVLLAVGVIASLGLAYFLISQGTANEPEVLAVPDVTGSAEEEARATLEEAGFTSITTENRESDEEPGTVVETDPASGTEVPLAEEIVLFVSTGPGAVEIPDVAGQSQAEATATLNDAGFANVIPEERPSNDVDQGTAIGTDPGAGESAAPDAEITLNISSGPEQVQIPDLLGMTREDAEAALSQEGLTASFQDQEDANAPAGTVISQAPAAGQSVNAGTTVTVTIATEPAPPEQPTDTGQPTDPEPPTDGESPPDEGGDEDGGLFPPGG; this is encoded by the coding sequence ATGTCCCAGCCCCGGCTCCTCGGCGGCCGCTACGAACTCGACACGGTGATCGGGCGCGGCGGCATGGCTGAGGTTTTCCGCGCCCGCGACCTGCGACTCGACCGCCTCGTGGCGATCAAGACCCTCAGGCACGACCTGGCCCGGGACCATGTGTTCCAGGCCCGGTTCCGCCGAGAGGCCCAGTCGGCGGCGTCCCTGAACCACCCCGCGATCATCGCCGTCTACGACACCGGCGAGGACATGGTCGACGGGGTGTCCATCCCGTACATCGTCATGGAGTACGTGGAGGGCCGGACGCTCAAGGAGCTCCTGGACGACGACCGGCGCCTCGTTCCCGAGCGCTCGGCGGAACTGGTCGACGGCATCCTCAACGCGCTGGAGTACAGCCACGACAACGGGATCGTCCACCGGGACATCAAGCCCGCGAACGTGATGCTGACCCGCAACGCCGAAGTGAAGGTGATGGACTTCGGCATCGCCCGGTCGATGGGCGACGACCAGGCCACGATGACCCAGGCGTCGCAGGTCATCGGCACGGCGCAGTACCTGTCACCCGAACAGGCGCGCGGCGAGCGGGTGGACCCGCGCAGTGACATCTACTCCACCGGCTGCGTGCTCTACGAGCTGCTGACCAGCCAACCGCCCTTCACCGGCGACTCCCCCGTCTCCATCGCCTACCAGCACGTGCGGGAGGAGCCGGTCCCGCCCACCGAACTGGACCCGCAGGTCCCGGACTGGCTGGAGGACATCACGCTGCGGGCCCTGACCAAGGACCGCGAGGAGCGCTACCAGAACGCCGCCGAGATGCGCGCGGACATCCAGCGCGGCCTGGCGGGGATGCCCACCCAGGCGGGCACCATGGCGATGGCCGAGGCGGGCGCGACGACCACGCTGCCGCCCGCGGACGGCTATGACGACTACGACGACGGTTACGACGACTACGACGACCGCCGGAAGGGCGGCGCCGGCAAGGCGGCGCTGTGGGTCCTGCTCGCCGTCGGCGTGATCGCGTCGCTGGGGCTGGCCTACTTCCTCATCAGCCAGGGAACGGCGAACGAACCGGAAGTGCTGGCGGTGCCCGACGTCACCGGCAGCGCCGAGGAGGAGGCCCGCGCCACCCTGGAGGAGGCGGGCTTCACCAGCATCACTACGGAGAACCGCGAGAGCGACGAGGAACCGGGGACGGTCGTGGAGACCGATCCGGCGTCGGGGACCGAGGTGCCGCTGGCCGAGGAGATCGTCCTGTTCGTCTCCACCGGCCCGGGAGCGGTCGAGATCCCCGACGTGGCCGGGCAGAGCCAGGCCGAGGCGACCGCGACGCTGAACGACGCGGGGTTCGCCAACGTCATCCCCGAGGAGCGGCCCAGCAACGACGTCGACCAGGGCACCGCGATCGGCACCGATCCGGGCGCGGGCGAATCGGCCGCCCCGGACGCCGAGATCACGCTGAACATCTCCTCCGGCCCGGAACAGGTGCAGATCCCCGACCTGCTCGGAATGACGAGGGAGGACGCCGAGGCGGCGCTGTCCCAGGAGGGGCTGACGGCCTCCTTCCAGGACCAGGAGGACGCGAACGCGCCCGCGGGGACGGTCATCTCGCAGGCCCCCGCGGCCGGCCAGTCGGTCAACGCCGGGACCACCGTGACGGTCACGATCGCCACGGAGCCCGCCCCGCCCGAACAGCCGACGGACACCGGGCAGCCCACCGACCCCGAGCCGCCGACCGACGGCGAGAGCCCGCCGGACGAGGGCGGGGACGAGGACGGCGGCCTCTTCCCTCCGGGAGGGTGA
- a CDS encoding cell division protein CrgA has protein sequence MPKSRSDRKKKAVYTPPPSKEKPQVSPRWLVPTMLGFFILGILWIAVYYIAGQYVPYMQDWHNWNLLIGFSGIIVAVVLSTRWH, from the coding sequence GTGCCCAAGTCCCGCAGCGATCGCAAGAAGAAGGCTGTCTACACGCCGCCTCCTTCCAAAGAGAAGCCCCAGGTCAGTCCGCGTTGGCTCGTTCCGACGATGCTGGGTTTCTTCATCCTGGGCATCCTCTGGATCGCGGTCTACTACATCGCGGGGCAGTACGTCCCGTACATGCAGGACTGGCACAACTGGAACCTGCTGATCGGGTTCAGCGGGATCATCGTCGCCGTCGTCCTCTCGACGCGCTGGCACTGA
- a CDS encoding rhomboid family intramembrane serine protease, whose amino-acid sequence MTAPPPPSGATPEPGPTAPRTCYRHSDRETGVSCTRCERPICPDCMVEAAVGFQCPACVAQGRRGTRAARTAFGGRTVTRPYVTWTVLALMAVGYLVQMGTADPVGSAAASPLVRLFGMLGYAYDPATGQDIGVLSGEWYRLITAAFLHGGIFHLLFNGYAMYLLGPQLERWLGHGRFLALWVLGALSGSALTLLVASYGLELSPPGGLPEPLVAQLSVPLNQMSIGASGAIFALFGAVFVLGRRLNLDLRAVGILLLVNLVLTFLVPRISWTGHIGGLIAGLLLGAVFGYAVGSAAQASRRTLVHALLVGAYALLVLALVFFAAPSLALR is encoded by the coding sequence ATGACCGCACCCCCACCACCGTCCGGGGCGACGCCCGAGCCGGGGCCGACGGCCCCGCGGACCTGCTACCGCCACTCCGACCGGGAGACCGGAGTGAGCTGCACCAGGTGCGAACGGCCGATCTGCCCGGACTGCATGGTCGAGGCGGCCGTGGGATTCCAGTGCCCGGCCTGCGTCGCGCAGGGGAGACGCGGAACGCGGGCCGCCCGGACCGCCTTCGGGGGCCGGACGGTCACCCGGCCGTACGTGACGTGGACCGTCCTGGCGCTGATGGCGGTGGGGTACCTGGTCCAGATGGGGACGGCGGATCCGGTGGGGTCCGCTGCGGCGTCGCCACTGGTGCGCCTGTTCGGCATGCTCGGCTACGCCTACGATCCGGCCACGGGACAGGACATCGGCGTACTCAGCGGCGAGTGGTACCGGCTGATCACGGCCGCGTTCCTGCACGGCGGAATCTTCCACCTGCTGTTCAACGGGTACGCCATGTACCTGCTCGGTCCACAGTTGGAGCGCTGGCTGGGCCACGGGCGCTTCCTGGCCCTGTGGGTGCTCGGTGCCCTGTCCGGATCAGCCCTCACCCTGCTCGTCGCCTCGTACGGGTTGGAGCTGTCGCCACCGGGCGGCCTGCCCGAACCGCTGGTGGCGCAGTTGTCCGTGCCGCTCAACCAGATGTCGATCGGCGCGTCCGGCGCGATCTTCGCCCTCTTCGGGGCGGTGTTCGTCCTCGGCCGCCGACTCAACCTCGACCTGCGGGCGGTCGGGATCCTGCTGTTGGTCAACCTCGTGCTGACCTTCCTGGTTCCGCGGATCTCCTGGACCGGGCACATCGGCGGCCTCATCGCCGGCCTGCTGCTCGGCGCGGTCTTCGGCTACGCGGTCGGCTCGGCCGCCCAGGCGTCGCGCCGCACCCTGGTGCACGCACTCCTGGTGGGGGCCTACGCCCTGCTGGTCCTGGCCCTGGTGTTCTTCGCGGCACCGAGCCTGGCCCTGCGCTGA
- a CDS encoding peptidylprolyl isomerase, producing MSDSKGQPTARLNTNKGTIVVKLFEEEAPETVANFIGLADGSKQWMDPTTGKPSNSSLYEGTIFHRVIDGFMIQGGDPLGTGRGGPGYTFGDEIHPKLRFDRPFLLAMANAGPGTNGSQFFITVDKPYWLDGRHTIFGEVVEGQDVVAQIATTPTDAQDRPREDVVINSIEIAR from the coding sequence GTGTCCGACTCCAAGGGTCAGCCCACCGCGCGGCTGAACACCAACAAGGGAACCATCGTCGTCAAGTTGTTCGAGGAGGAGGCGCCCGAGACGGTCGCCAACTTCATCGGGCTGGCGGACGGGTCGAAGCAGTGGATGGACCCCACCACGGGCAAGCCGTCCAACAGCAGCCTGTACGAGGGCACGATCTTCCACCGCGTGATCGACGGCTTCATGATCCAGGGCGGCGACCCGCTCGGCACCGGCCGTGGCGGCCCCGGCTACACCTTCGGTGACGAGATCCACCCCAAGCTGCGCTTCGACCGCCCGTTCCTGCTGGCCATGGCCAACGCGGGCCCCGGCACCAACGGGTCGCAGTTCTTCATCACCGTCGACAAGCCCTACTGGCTCGACGGCCGCCACACGATCTTCGGCGAGGTCGTCGAGGGCCAGGACGTCGTGGCTCAGATTGCGACGACCCCCACGGACGCCCAGGACCGTCCCCGCGAGGACGTGGTGATCAACAGCATCGAGATCGCCCGCTAG
- a CDS encoding DUF1707 and DUF4870 domain-containing protein, translated as MRRPGDRSGIQPHLRLTHADRDAVAEVLREAYSHGQLDEDEFEERLDAAMRAKVGAELEPLTADLGVVPPGATAGAAAAPAAKDRPGPKDPIESTSTERVLAGAGHAGNYFFPVIAPLLLFLVSDRASPYLRRQALESLNFQLFCIIGGIASVLLAWLVLPIALLVYVVVGWMVLPAVATVASLLGRNWRYPMFFRLVKDD; from the coding sequence GTGAGGCGACCAGGGGACCGGTCCGGTATCCAACCCCACCTCCGTCTCACCCACGCGGACCGCGACGCCGTCGCGGAGGTCCTCCGCGAGGCCTACAGCCATGGACAGCTCGACGAGGACGAGTTCGAGGAACGCCTGGACGCCGCCATGCGCGCCAAGGTCGGGGCGGAGCTGGAACCGCTCACGGCGGACCTCGGCGTGGTGCCGCCGGGTGCGACCGCCGGTGCCGCCGCGGCACCCGCCGCCAAGGACCGGCCGGGACCCAAGGACCCCATCGAGAGCACCTCCACCGAGAGGGTGCTCGCGGGAGCCGGCCACGCCGGGAACTACTTCTTCCCGGTCATCGCTCCGCTCCTGCTCTTCCTCGTCAGCGACCGCGCCTCCCCGTACCTGCGCCGCCAGGCCCTGGAATCGCTGAACTTCCAGCTCTTCTGCATCATCGGCGGGATCGCGAGCGTGCTCCTGGCCTGGCTGGTACTGCCGATCGCCCTCCTGGTCTACGTCGTGGTGGGGTGGATGGTCCTGCCCGCGGTCGCCACCGTCGCGAGCCTGCTCGGGCGCAACTGGCGCTACCCCATGTTCTTCCGGCTGGTCAAGGACGACTGA
- a CDS encoding WhiB family transcriptional regulator produces the protein MWNEKMAARAKCREIDPDALFVQGAAQNRAKLICRGCPVRTQCLAEALDSRIEFGVWGGMTERERRALLRRRKDVTNWYELLTSAERHYERKRTGQEATGPVGVPAAAQR, from the coding sequence ATGTGGAACGAAAAGATGGCGGCGCGCGCCAAATGCCGGGAGATCGACCCTGACGCCTTGTTCGTGCAGGGCGCGGCCCAGAACAGGGCCAAACTGATCTGCCGTGGCTGCCCCGTCCGAACGCAGTGTCTGGCCGAAGCGCTGGACAGCCGTATCGAGTTCGGCGTCTGGGGAGGAATGACCGAACGGGAACGCCGGGCGCTGCTGCGCCGCCGCAAGGACGTCACCAACTGGTACGAGCTCCTCACCAGCGCTGAGCGGCACTACGAGCGCAAGCGCACCGGCCAGGAGGCCACCGGGCCCGTCGGGGTGCCGGCGGCCGCGCAGCGGTAG